The genomic stretch GGTAATCCAGGCATTCAGGGTAGAGCATAGTCATCATAAACAACCAACCAAGGGAGGAATACGATTTTCAGAAAACGTATCACAGGATGAAGTAATGGCCCTTGCGGCATTAATGACCTACAAATGTGCCATTGTAGATGTTCCTTTTGGGGGTGCTAAAGGAGGAATAAAAATAAATCCACGGAAATATACAGAAGAACAACTCGAAAAAGTAACACGGAGGTATGCTTCTGAGCTAATTAAAAAGAATTTTATTGGTCCTGGCACCGATGTTCCTGCTCCTGATTACGGAACCGGAGAAAAGGAAATGTCATGGATTGTTGATACTTATACTGCTTTTTTTCCTGGCAACCTGGATGCAATGGCTTGTGTTACCGGCAAACCTATTAGCCAAGGAGGAATAGAGGGAAGAAAAGAAGCAACAGGCTTGGGGGTTTACTTTGGAATGCGCGAGGTTTGCAGTTTTAAGGAAGATATGGATAAACTTGGATTATCAACTGGAATTGAAAACAAAACCGTGGTTATTCAAGGACTTGGTAATGTTGGCTATCACGCGGCAAAGTTCTTTTATGAGGGTGGCGCCAAAATAATAGCAATTGCAGAATACGAAGGAGCAATTATGAATTCCGAAGGGTTAAATTATCAGGAAGTATTTGAGCACAGAAGAAAAACAGGTTCACTATTAAATTTCCCTGGTGCTGTAAATATTGAAAAATCATCTGATGCACTTGAATTAGAATGCGATATTTTAATTCCTGCTGCACTTGAAAACCAAGTACATCATAAAAATGCGGACCAAATTAAGGCTAAAATTATTGGAGAGGCAGCAAATGGTCCAATTACACCGGAGGCAGAAATAATACTCAATGCAAAAGGCGTATTAATTATTCCAGACATTTTCCTAAATGCTGGCGGGGTTACTGTTTCCTATTTCGAATGGCTTAAAAACCTTTCCCATGTTAGATTTGGAAGACTAGGAAAAAGATTTGACGAGAATATGAATAACCAAATGCTGTCTGCCATTGAAACCATTACAGGAAAGCCTTTTACCGCCTTGCATCGCAAACAAATTGGAAGAGGAGCTGATGAACTTGATTTTGTATATTCAGGTTTGGAAGAGACCATGATAGAGGCATACAGGGATATAAGGACCGAATATAAAAACGGAAAAGGCATTCCTGATCTACGTACTGCTGCTTTTGTAGTTGCTATTAGAAAAATTGCCGGTTCTTATGAATCTCTTGGTATTTTCCCATGATTAACTCCACTGTTTCAACCGTTCTTATTACCGGAGGAACTGGTTTTATAGGATCCCAGCTTACAAAACTTTTACAAACAGAAGGTTTTCGTGTTACTCACCTAAGCAGGTCTGTAAGTGGAAAAGAAAAAGTGAAGACTTATGCCTGGGATATAGAGAATGGATATATTGAAAACGGAGCAGTGGAACAAGCTGATTATATTATACATCTTGCAGGAGCCAACATTGCCCAAAAGAGATGGACAAAAGAAAGAAAGAAAATAATTATTGACAGCAGGGTTAAATCTGCTGAACTTATCTACAACAAAGCCTCTAAATCCACAGGAAAATTAAATGCCTTTATTTCTGCCTCAGGTGTAGGTTATTATGGCACTATAACTTCAGAAAAAATATTTAATGAGGATGATTCTGCCGGTTCTGATTTTACAGCCTATACATGTAAATTGTGGGAAGAAGCAGCCCTTAGATTTTCAAATCTCGGTATTCGAACAGTTCGGGTAAGAACGGCAATTGTTTTTGGCACAAATGGTGGTGCTCTACAAAAATTAGCAAATCCTATTAACAATTTCCTGGGAGCTCCTTTAGGCTCGGGAAATCAATATTTCCCCTGGATACACATTAACGATTTGTGCCGGATTTATTTAAAAGCAATTCAGGATCAAACAATGCAGGGAGTTTATAACGCTGCAGCTCCTTATCATGTAACCAATAAGGATTTGACAAAAACTATTGCAAAAGTGCTTCACAAACCTCTAATTTTGCCCAATGTGCCCGCTATTGCCATAAAAATAGTAATGGGAGAATTGGGTGATGCCATTTTAAAAGGAAGCCGGATATCTTCTGAAAAAATCAGGAAAGCAGGTTTTCATTTTAATTTTCCCGATATAAAAATTGCCTTAGAGGATTGTTTGAAATAATGGCGTTTTTTCTAAAATAGGCAGACAATTTATTCAAAAACAAAAACAGCTCCCATTACTTTGGCTGGGTATTCAATAAAGTCTTTTAAACAGTTAAATCTCTCTTGCCATTAGGCTTTCAGCCAAATTAAAAAGATGTTGTTTTTTGCTTTTATCTACTTTTACAGCCTCAAGATTGCTTATTGCTTTTTGAAAATACTTTTCCATTTCAAATTGTGCAGCTTCTTTAACCTTATATTTTTGAAAAACTTCTAATACCCAGGTAATCTTTTCCATTGAATTTGACGGAATGGTAGAAAATAAATATTTAAGCTGCTGCTTGTCCTTTTCATTTGCTTGTTCCAAAGCCTTCAAATAAAGGAAAGTTTTTTTATTTGCAATAATATCTCCGGCTATTTGTTTTCCGAATTTTTCGGGATCTCCGTATGAATCCAGAATATCATCCTGTAACTGAAAAGCAATACCGATGTTTTTTCCAAATTCCCAAAGTAGCAAAGCGTCTTGTTCAGGGGCATGAGCTACAATAGCGCCCATTTTTAAACTGGTTCCAAGTAAAACAGCCGTTTTTAATTCTATCATTTTAAGATACTCCTCAATATTTGCCTGACTGGTTTCATAATTCATATCCAGTTGTTGGCCTTCACAAACCTCAAGGGCAGTTTTGTTGAATACAGAAAGTAGTTGGTGCAATATTTCAGGCTTGTAATGCAACAATAGTTGGTAGGACTTAATCATCATAGCATCGCCTGCTAAAATGGCAACATTAACATTCCATTTCTTATGAACAGTTTCTTTTTTTCTTCTTATTGGAGCATTATCCATAATATCATCATGGATTAAAGTAAAATTATGCAAAACCTCAACAGCAATGGCAGCATTTATA from Bacteroidota bacterium encodes the following:
- a CDS encoding polyprenyl synthetase family protein, with protein sequence MSQAIQNLQLEIEERIVFYANNLNGIPCELYEPLSYMLKLGGKRMRPLLVLLACDLFDKPVESAINAAIAVEVLHNFTLIHDDIMDNAPIRRKKETVHKKWNVNVAILAGDAMMIKSYQLLLHYKPEILHQLLSVFNKTALEVCEGQQLDMNYETSQANIEEYLKMIELKTAVLLGTSLKMGAIVAHAPEQDALLLWEFGKNIGIAFQLQDDILDSYGDPEKFGKQIAGDIIANKKTFLYLKALEQANEKDKQQLKYLFSTIPSNSMEKITWVLEVFQKYKVKEAAQFEMEKYFQKAISNLEAVKVDKSKKQHLFNLAESLMAREI
- a CDS encoding TIGR01777 family protein, with amino-acid sequence MINSTVSTVLITGGTGFIGSQLTKLLQTEGFRVTHLSRSVSGKEKVKTYAWDIENGYIENGAVEQADYIIHLAGANIAQKRWTKERKKIIIDSRVKSAELIYNKASKSTGKLNAFISASGVGYYGTITSEKIFNEDDSAGSDFTAYTCKLWEEAALRFSNLGIRTVRVRTAIVFGTNGGALQKLANPINNFLGAPLGSGNQYFPWIHINDLCRIYLKAIQDQTMQGVYNAAAPYHVTNKDLTKTIAKVLHKPLILPNVPAIAIKIVMGELGDAILKGSRISSEKIRKAGFHFNFPDIKIALEDCLK
- a CDS encoding Glu/Leu/Phe/Val dehydrogenase; translated protein: MVTKLEQKREHSFFGDVSRYFDNAVKFLDYPKGLLDQIKCCNSVYQINFPLKVGNEIQVIQAFRVEHSHHKQPTKGGIRFSENVSQDEVMALAALMTYKCAIVDVPFGGAKGGIKINPRKYTEEQLEKVTRRYASELIKKNFIGPGTDVPAPDYGTGEKEMSWIVDTYTAFFPGNLDAMACVTGKPISQGGIEGRKEATGLGVYFGMREVCSFKEDMDKLGLSTGIENKTVVIQGLGNVGYHAAKFFYEGGAKIIAIAEYEGAIMNSEGLNYQEVFEHRRKTGSLLNFPGAVNIEKSSDALELECDILIPAALENQVHHKNADQIKAKIIGEAANGPITPEAEIILNAKGVLIIPDIFLNAGGVTVSYFEWLKNLSHVRFGRLGKRFDENMNNQMLSAIETITGKPFTALHRKQIGRGADELDFVYSGLEETMIEAYRDIRTEYKNGKGIPDLRTAAFVVAIRKIAGSYESLGIFP